A window of the Xenopus laevis strain J_2021 chromosome 9_10L, Xenopus_laevis_v10.1, whole genome shotgun sequence genome harbors these coding sequences:
- the wdr24.L gene encoding GATOR complex protein WDR24 codes for MERMARVTTALTGRTMFCHLDAPANAISVCRDAAQVVVAGRNIFKIYSMEEDHFVEKLNLRVGRKPSLNFSCADVVWHQMDDNLLATAATNGVVVTWNLGKPSRNKQDQLFTEHKRTVNKVCFHPTEVYMLLSGSQDGYMKCFDLRKKDSVSTFSGQSESVRDVQFSIRDYFTFAATFENGNVQLWDIRRPDRCERMFTAHNGPVFCCDWHPEDRGWLATGGRDKMVKVWDMNTNRAKEIYCVQTIASVARVKWRPERKYHIGTCSMMVDHNIYVWDVRRPFIPFATFEEHKDVTTGIIWRHMHDPSFLLSGSKDSTLYQHIFRDARRPIDRANPEGLCYGLFGDLAFAAKESLISSSSSHDSNRKPYDRRHPIFFLRRPDPTEQFENISSGLSVFEAGGGDMGWFVATAERYALAGRPLAELCDHNANVARDLNRWQVAQTWTMLRIIYCSPGTVPPANPNHSLGKSGTSLPLLNSFNLKELPSGIVGESRLEHSKGDSRADSILMDPAAINNDENEETEGSDVPADYLLGDVEGDEDELYMMDQEQPHTEEQEYVLPQEGFPLRHEIMDNPSALDHLQEKADSPHVSGNEAETVSLTPVESFSLISISHALYENRLPSDFFSPTVRDMLCFYAEQGDVQMAASVLIVLGDRIRKEIDEQTQEHWFTSYIDLLQRFKLWNVSNQVIKLSTCSSINCLNQASTTLHVNCSNCKRPMSNKGWICDRCRQCASMCAVCHHVVKGLFVWCQGCCHGGHLQHIMNWMQNNCYCPAGCGHVCEYS; via the exons atggAGAGAATGGCCCGTGTTACCACAGCCCTAACAGGCCGCACTATGTTTTGTCACCTGGATGCCCCTGCCAATGCTATAAGCGTGTGCAGAGATGCTGCCCAAGTGGTGGTTGCTGGCCGCAACATATTTAAGATCTATTCTATGGAAGAAGATCACTTTGTGGAAAAACTCAATCTCAGGGTGGGCCGTAAGCCTTCTCTTAACTTTAGTTGTGCCGATGTTGTCTGGCACCAAATGGATGACAATTTGTTGGCCACTGCTGCCACCAATGGTGTGGTGGTGACATGGAATCTGGGGAAGCCATCGCGTAATAAGCAGGACCAACTATTTACTGAGCACAAACGGACAGTCAACAAGGTCTGTTTCCATCCCACCGAGGTGTACATGCTGCTGAGCGGCTCACAGGACGGATACATGAAGTGCTTTGACCTGCGCAAAAAGGATTCTGTCAGCACCTTCTCAG GTCAATCAGAAAGTGTTAGGGATGTGCAGTTCAGCATTCGGGACTACTTTACCTTTGCAGCCACCTTTGAGAATGGAAATGTTCAGCTGTGGGACATTCGCAGGCCGGATCGCTGTGAGCGCATGTTCACTGCCCACAATGGGCCAGTTTTCTGCTGCGACTGGCATCCTGAGGATAG AGGTTGGCTGGCTACCGGGGGCCGGGACAAGATGGTAAAAGTTTGGGATATGAACACAAATCGTGCAAAAGAAATTTACTGTGTGCAGACAATTGCTTCAGTTGCACGAGTTAAGTGGAGACCTGAGAGAAAGTATCACATTGGTACCTGCTCTATGATGGTGGACCATAACATATATGTGTGGGATGTGCGTCGGCCATTCATACCCTTTGCGACTTTTGAGGAACACAAGGATGTGACTACAGGAATCATATGGCGTCACATGCATGACCCATCCTTTTTGCTCTCCGGCTCAAAAGACAGTACCTTATACCAGCACATATTTAGAGACGCACGAAGACCTATAGACCGTGCGAATCCAGAGGGTCTTTGCTATGGTCTCTTTGGAGATCTGGCCTTTGCCGCTAAGGAAAGTCTGATatcctcatcatcatcacatGACTCCAACAGAAAGCCTTATGACCGACGTCATCCAATCTTTTTCTTGAGGAGGCCAGACCCTacagaacaatttgaaaacatctCTAGCGGTCTGAGCGTCTTTGAAGCTGGGGGTGGTGATATGGGATGGTTTGTAGCCACTGCAGAAAGGTACGCTTTGGCTGGACGCCCTCTTGCAGAGCTGTGTGACCACAATGCCAATGTGGCCAGGGATCTTAACAGGTGGCAG gTTGCTCAGACATGGACAATGTTGAGAATTATTTACTGCAGTCCAGGCACTGTTCCTCCTGCCAATCCAAACCATAGCTTGGGCAAAAGTGGCACTTCTTTACCTTTGCTGAACAG TTTCAACCTGAAGGAGCTGCCGTCTGGGATAGTCGGTGAGTCTCGGCTGGAGCACAGTAAGGGAGACAGCCGAGCCGATAGCATTCTGATGGATCCCGCAGCCATTAATAATGATG AAAATGAAGAGACTGAAGGCAGTGATGTTCCTGCTGATTACCTGCTTGGGGATGTGGAAGGAGATGAAGATGAACTGTATATGATGGACCAGGAACAGCCCCACA CTGAGGAGCAGGAGTATGTCCTTCCTCAGGAGGGCTTCCCTCTACGTCATGAGATTATGGACAACCCCTCTGCTCTGGATCATCTGCAGGAGAAAGCAGACTCCCCACACGTGAGCGGCAACGAGGCAGAAACCGTGTCCCTTACTCCTGTGGAATCATTTTCTCTTATCTCTATCTCTCATGCCCTGTATGAGAACCGGCTCCCATCTGACTTCTTCAGTCCCACAGTTCGGGACATGTTGTGCTTCTATGCTGAGCAAGGAGATGTACAAATGGCTGCCTCAGTCCTTATTGTGCTGGGAGACAGAATCCGCAAAGAAATAGACGAGCAGACCCAG GAGCACTGGTTCACTTCTTACATTGACCTCCTTCAGCGATTTAAACTGTGGAATGTCTCCAACCAAGTGATTAAGCTGAGCACGTGCAGCTCCATCAACTGTCTCAACCAGGCCTCCACCACCCTGCATGTCAACTGCAGCAACTGCAAGCGGCCAATGAGCAACAAGGGATGGATTTGTGATAG GTGCCGTCAGTGTGCCAGTATGTGTGCCGTGTGCCACCATGTGGTGAAGGGACTGTTTGTTTGGTGTCAGGGCTGCTGTCATGGGGGGCACCTGCAGCACATCATGAACTGGATGCAGAACAATTGCTACTGCCCCGCTGGATGTGGACATGTGTGTGAATACAGTTAA